From Desulfosalsimonas propionicica:
ACCAAGGTTGGACAATCACGCTCCAAAGTAATTCCGCACAACTCTGCTAACTGCCTTTGACGAGGCGTAGGGCCGCCAATTAACTCGGCAATAGCTCCTGCGGCTTCATGGGAATTAGAGAAAGCCATTCATTTCCTCTCCTAAAGCAGCCATTTTTCCATTAGTCCCGGATTTTCTCGTGGGGCCTAACGTTGGAAGCCAGGAGCAGTCAGGGCTTCCAACAACTTGAATAAATTTGTTTGGTGTTCAATTGAGCCTCTGTTTAAAAAAGCCGTCGGCCCTGACTGTAGCCTGAGCTGACTGGTTATGCAATCACCATTTCTGATATCGCAATAATTCAACAATTAAACTGTATACATCGTCTTTATTTTGTGAGATTTTTTCTCGATAATCATAATTAGCCCGCTTTCGTTGTCGCTCATAATGCGGGTCCGGCCCCCCACCTAATGCCATAACAAACACACGTTTTAGTGGTCCAACCAGTTCGTTCAGACGTTTGCTATAAAAATCACCCATTTCAAGAGATGCCACGAATTCAATTAATTCCTTGGCTCTATTCTCAATTTCGGCAACATTTGAATCGTTGATCTCTATCTCATTTAAAAATAGTGTGCGTTCATAAATTGGATGAAATTGTGGCTTTAAAATTGTTGGATCCTTGTACTTCCTAAACAGTTTAAGCTTTCCTACATCAATTTTTTTCGTTGGATTATGTTGATCTCTAAGATGACAATTCGGACATAGAGGCAATAAATTCATAGGGTCATTATCAGTTGCATCTTCATTAACATGATGAAGATGGGGGCGGTCTCCTGCGCAGACGGCACATCTATGATCATATTCATCAAGCACTGCTTCTTTAATTTTCTTTGGTATTGATTCTCTCGCCATTATTCAATCTCGCATGCATAACGGCGCAAATAACCGGTGCAAATGAAGCGCAGTGGAATTTGCATCCGAGTTAATTTGCTTGGTTAGGCTCCTCGGGCTTCACAATTTGTCTTTTAAGACATGCCATCATGTCAGATAATAACCCTACCAAACGGTTCTTGATTTCTGCATTATTTGAAATCGCATCGTGAATTTGGTATTCATCAACATACTCATTTCGTCTTGCCTTTCTCAGGTCAATCAAATATTGTTTTCCAAACTGAAAGCCTTCGAATTCACTGAGAACGTAATTTAATTCCTTAAAATGCCTGTCCTCTATAAGCAATGCGCTTTTTCTAACTTTTAGTCGTGTATCATGTAGCTGCCGAGCCAGTTTTCGTAAATTAGTTAAATTTGCTTCTTCCCATAGCTTCGTTACACATACTTCAAGATCGCATAAAGACGCCCATAAATCGTTATATAATTCAAATTGCTTTTCAGTATAACGAAGCAAGCTTGCCTTTATAATTTCATACTCGGTCCCAATTCTGGCTTTAAATTGTTCTATCTCAACTGCATTGCTTGCAGACAACTCGGACTTCAATTGCTCTAAATCAATAGCATTGCTTGACGCTAAGTCAGATTTGAATTCCTCTAAATCCTTGTCATATTCATGCTTTATAGATCGGGTGAGTCTTTCTTTAATCCAAGTTCTTGCCAGCCATGCAACAGCGCCTATTAAACCTGTTGTAATTGCAGTGCTTGCTAAAATTGTTGTAAAGAAATTCATTAATCCCTCGTTTTTCTAAGGAGCATAACGATAAATATATGCCTGATCGGCTTCATAACACCTAAAAAAGGGCCTCAAAACTTTTATTTATTTTCAGCATGTTATTTTAAATTCACTCAATATAATGGGTTATATGCGCCTCAGATTGAGTGTGGCTTCGATTAATGGAGTTCCTCCATAGGGTTTCGGCCTGCTCAGACCTCCTCAAGGCTGCGCCACATCCAGACGGCGCGGCCGACGACGAGTTCATTCCAGCCGAAGTCTGTCATTTCGGGTAAATATTTGCGGTTTTCCCTGACAAGGGCAAAGTCCCTCTACGTATACTCTATTCTGTCTTTATAAACTGTTTGGCGCACCAGATGACTTCACCGATGATGCGGATGTTTTTGGGGTTTGCTTCGTAGGGTGAATATTCCTGGCGGTTGTCGCTGATGATGCGGATGGAGCCGCTGACCAGGTATTCCAGGCGCTTGATGATGATGGTGTCTTCGATGCCAAGGGCATAGATGCTGCCGGATTTGATGCGGGTGCGGCCCATGTCGATCATGACCGTGTCACCATCCGAGATGGTGGGGGTCATGCTTTCGCCTTCCACGGTCATCAGGACGATGTTGCCGGGGCCGGTGGCTACCTTTCTGAGCCAGTCCTTTCTGAAGGCGTAATATTCCCCGTATTGTTCTGTCATGACCACGTTTCCGCCGCCAGCGTTTAAGCGGGCTTCGGCCATGGGAACGAAGTCAAAGTAGCGGGCATCAATCTTGGGTTGTGGGGGTTCGGCCTTCCAGGATGTTTCAGAAGAAACATTAAGGGGGGTTTTGTCCGGGTCTTTTTCATAAAGTAGGATGCTTCGGCCAAGTTTAACCATTTCTTCATAATCCCTGCCGAGAGCCTTTGATATAGCATAAAGAGTTTCAATACTTCCGCTGCTTTTCCCCGATTTGATCCGGTTTAGTTGTGCATGGGAAATATTGGCTTCAATAGCGACGAAAGTCTGAGCTCCCCGCCCTTTTTCATCCAACAGATGATTTAATGCCGCCTTGAAAGCCTCTTTGTAATCTTCATGCATAAAGGACTAACCTTTTTTTATTACGGACAATATTACCAAAGGTAATAAATTAAAAGAAAAATATTTTCCTTTTAATGTAAAAATCGGTTGACAATATGTAATTTTAATGCAAATTAAAAATCAAAACGTAATTAAAAGGTACAAAATGCCAACTCAAATAGAGCTCGCAGCAAAGGTCAAAGTTTCTCAATCGATGATCAGTTTTATTTTGGCTGGCAAGCGCCGTCCTTCATGGAAAAAGGCAAAAAAAATAGCCGAAGCAACCGGCACCAACCCAGTCCTTTGGCTGGAAGGTTCGCCGGAGGAAATGAAGGCCGCCCTTTCCAATAATGGAGGGGGCAAAACCCCAAACCAGGGCTGAAGGCAATCGGGTGTGGCAACCAGGGTTACTTCAGCCCTTTTTTTCAGGTTTTTCACTCAGGTCGCTTTTGGGTGGCCGCCGACAAGCAGGCGCTATCTGAATACGAGGCCGTTGCTTTGGGATCTTTAAATTTTTGAGGCAAGAAAGGAAAGGTCGAAATGGCGGAAAAATCGCAGGAGCACGGTTCGATCAAGGCGCTGGTTGATTTCATGCAGGGGCGGCAGGGCTATTCCGGTTCTTCCGAAAAAAGGATGGCATTTTCATCAAGCGGGCCTTCAACCGGCTCCAGCACCACGCTTGAAACCCGGACATAAGGCGCTTGCATTGTCTCGAAATAATCAACCGAAGAAAAGGTTATCAGGTCTTTTGAGTAGGCCGCTTTTTCAGCCTGGGAGTATAGCTTTTCCTTTCGGTCTTCCGGGATTGTTTCGAGTTTGCCGCGTTTGGATGCGTAGATCAGCCGGCCGTCTTCAAGGAAAAACTTGATTCTGTACTGTTGCACTGCTGGCTCCTTTGGTTGGCGATTTATCAAGAATGCAATTCAGATAGTTATCACTTTCGGGGCAAAAACAAAAGCAAAAGGGAGGGATATCATGACCGACCGCAAACACCTCACTCCGGTCTCCTTTCACGGAGACACCATTTACACGGTTGAGCACGAGGGCGAACCCTATGCGCCCGTGCGGCCCATTGTGGAAAACATGGGCCTGGCCTGGCCGCCGCAGCGGGAAAAGCTCAGGCGCCAGGCCGATCGATGGGGGGTGACGATTATCGTTACACCTTCGTCTGGCGGGTCCCAGGAGACCGTGTGCATCCCGGTGAGAAAAGTGGCCGGGTTTCTGGCCACCATTAACCACAACAAGGTGAAAAACGGCCTGCGGGCCAAGGTGCTGGCCTATCAGCGGGAATGTGACGATGCGCTGTGGGATTACTGGACGCGGACGCAAAAGCGGGATCTGCCGGTTTGGAAGGGGTTGCTGGCGCGGGCCGGGGATGGGACGATTTCCCCGAGCCAGCGGATCCGGCTGTTGTCTCTTGCCATGCGGTTTGCCCGCATGGGCCGGGCCGAACAGGAGGCTGCAGCGGAAACCTATGCGGAATTCTGCCGGCGCGCGGGCAGGGCAACGGCCCAGGCCGGGGCCGGAGGCCTGCCGCAGGCATAGGATGGGGGTGGTGCCGGGCGCGTTCATGCCCGGCAGGATAGCTTACCGGATTTGAAAAGGAGAGGCCGAAATGAGTGAAGAAACAAAACAGGATCAAGAGTTTAGGTGCAGCCGGTGGCTGCAGTTTTTAGATGAGGCCATCGGCAACCAGGCGGGCATTGACTGCCTGCAGGAGTTTTTTGGGTATTGTCTGACCAGGGATGTGATTTTCGCTAAGGCCTTGGTCCTGGTTGGGCCTGCCAGATGCGGAAAGTCTTTGATTCTTGATGTGCTGCGGGAAACACTTAAACCGGCACCTGTGACAAATCTGACCGTCGAAGAAATGGGGAATCAAGGCTTTCGCCGTTTTTTGCAGCCCTCTGTTTTAAACGTATCAACTGAAGACGATCTTCGGGTTGCTCTGGACAGCGCTTATTTTAAAAGCCTTCTGGCCGGAGACATGATTAATGCTTCTCATCCACCAGGTGTTTTTCCAAATTACCGAACCTTTACTTTCCAGCCATTTTGCAAGCTCGCCATTAAAACCAATCATTTCCCGCCGGAGCTGCTTCGATCCCAGGCGATGATGCGGCGGCTTCTTTTAGTGGTGTTCAGAAATGCCCCGCATAAATCATCGCGCATACGGGGTCTGTTTGACCTTTTTAAGCAGGAAATGAAGGGCATCCGTTTATGGGCGGAAGCCGGGCTGGCCCGCCTGGTTAATCGCGGTGCTTTTACGGAACCCTGCCTCATTCATGACAATGAACTGGACGCGCTTGAGCAGGGCGGGGTTGCCCTGTGCTGCAAGAACACCGTGGAATCGCCAATGAAAAAACTGGACCGGTTTATCCGTGAAAACGGGTGGTCTTACGATTTTGCGGTGACAGCCTCAAGAGCGCTGCTGCTGGAAGAAAAATGCCGGAGGCTTGGAGGTTAAAACCCCCGGCGTCACAGCTTAATTTCACCCGATTTAATTTTGAGGGTCAACTTATGGTTAGCGAAATCTGCGCGACTGGAGCCATCGACCTTACGACCGTTGGCTTTGCACCAGGCAAGAAAGTCGTCTGCGTAAACATCTATCTTTACAACTTTAACCCCCGGCAGGCCGCTGTATTGGTTGAATCCCATCTCCGCCTTTTGCAGCCAGTCCGCAAAGGTATCAGGGAGGTTCGCTTTGTCTTCGCAGATAGATAGCACTTTCTTGTATTCAGCTTCGGATGGATACCATGCAAAAGCAAAGACTTGTGGTTTCATATGCAGCGCTCCTTCCATTTTGGTGGGCAGATTATGACAGCAAATAAATACCATTTATACGCAAAAAGGAAAAGTGAAATGAACAGAGAACCCAAAGCCCCGCCGTTGAGAAGCTGGCAGGTGTTTTCCGCAGGTATCTATCACATCAAAAAAGATGTTCTGGCCAGGATGTTTGGTGTTTCCCTGCGCCAGGTGGAACGGTGGGCCGCTGATCCGGACACCACCGAAAGCCATCAGAAAAACCCCATCGACCGGTTGGAAGCCATGTGCCGGGCATTTATGACCCGTGGGCAAAGCGAGATTGCCCGGATTATCGCCGCGCGCCTGGCGTATGTGGTCAATTGCGAGCTGCGGGATGTCGATGATGTGGAGCCCAGCGCCGAGACCATCCAGCATGAATGCCTGGAGGACTATCCGCCGGTGACCCGTTTTCACGCGGCCATCAACGAGTATCGCGACGCAGAGCAAGTCCGGCATTTTCTGGCCGAGGCCAAGCGGGAACTGAATGAAACCTATCAGATGTATCTGAGGGGGGAGCATGGCAAAGGGGGCGTGCCAGCGGAGCAAGAAGGCCAGAGAGATTAAAAAACAGGCTGTGGCGGCCGGGCTGCCGGCCGGATTTTCCCATCCGTCCCACATCGCCGGGGTGAAACGGTGCGCGCGGCGGCACCGGCACAAGGTGTATGCGGTGGAACGGCGGCGGATCATCTGGAGGTTTGCATCATGATGGATCGGATCAAAGCGTGGATATTTTGCCTGCTGTTTTTCGGGGGGTATTTGCTGGCCGGCTCTGAAAGCCCGTATTTTCCGGTAAATATTTTGATCGGCGCGGGCATGGTGGCCGCATCGATTTTCTTTGTACCTGCATTGGAGAGGTTGGCGGATGTACTCGAAAAAAAATGATCTGGGCAACATCATTGCCTTTTCCGGCGCCCAGGGCACGGGCAAGACCACGGCGGCCGGCCGGTTGGCAGAGGTTTACCAAACAGCCACAAAGCTTTCCGACGCCACGGTTTGTCTGATCACAGACGTTGAGCGGCAATGCCCGTATCCCATCAACCAGGAGACCACCCACAAGGCCCAGCAGTGGATATTTAACAAGCAGATGGCCGCCGAGATCACGGCGGCCGCGGAGTATGACGTGGTGGTGACCGACCGGACCCTGATGGACGTGATTGCCTATTCTTTTGCAGCAGGGTTCCGGGCCCAGGCCGATGACATGCTGCAGGTGTGGCGCCGGCATGCATCCTATTACCGGAGAATCGTGTTTCGCAGCATTGCCACAAACCACTGGAACGTGGAAGACGGCTGCCGGGACACGGACGCGATATTCCGGGCGCGCATCGAGGCCACATTGTATGAGCTGTACCGCTACGTGGGCATGACCACACAGCCGCAATTTTTTGAGGTATAGGCCATGGGTATTGCAAAGGAGCACTTGGACGAGCAGCAGCGCCGGGCAATCGCCCAGGCGTGTTTTACGGTAAAAAGCGGGTGGGACGCCGATGAAATGATCGGCCTGTGCCCGTTTCACGATGAGAAAAACCCTTCCTTCTCATACAACCCGGAAAAGGACCTGTTTCATTGCCTGGCCGGCCATTGCGGTGTGTCCGGCGATCTGGCGGATTTGTGGGCGCACGCGAACGGATATGGCGCAGACGATGGGTTTAAGGCGTTTTGCGATGAATTCGGAATCGACCGCGGCGGACATGGCGGCAAGCGGGATCCGGGCCATCCGCCGGTGCCGGGCACCCGGAAAAAAGCCAAGGCTGCGGCAAAGACAAAGCAGCAGGAGGACCCGCCGTATCTCGATGATGTTTACGCCATGCTGGGCGACCTGCCCGAGACCTGGATCAAGTATCTGGAACGCAAAAGAGGGTGGTCCAGGGACGTGATGCAGGCCCTGGGCCTGCGGCTGCAGACCCATTATCAGGCCAAGACCGGGGAGATCAAAAAGATCAGGCACCCGGAGCGCGTGGCCATTCCGGTGCCTGATGAAGACGGCCACGTGCGAAACATTCGCCTTTATAAGCCCGAGGGCCTAAAGGAGGGCGAAAGCAAAATCTTTTCCTGGGGCAAGGCCTATGGAGAAGCCCGGCTTCTCCCCCCGGCCCCTGATGACCGGTCCCCGGTGCTGCTGTGCGAGGGCGAACCAGACATGATCTGTGCCCGTTCCCAGGGCTTTAACGCCATCACCCAGACCGGCAAGCCAAAGAAATGGAGCCGGGAGCATGCGGGCAAATTCGAGGGCCGGGACGTGGTCATGGCCTATGACGGGGACCAGGCCGGCGAACAATACGCCAATGTGTATGCAGCCCCGCACCTGGCCAAGGTGGTGCGGTCCCTCAAGACCATCGAGTGGCCCGAGGAGATGGGCCGGCGCGTGGACGGCACCTGGCCCGAGGATCACGGCGAGGACCTGACGGATTTTTTCGTAAAGCATCGAAAGAACGTGGATGATTTCTGGCAGCGGATCTCTGATGCGCAGCCGGTGGATATTCTGAAGCATGTTTCCGCCCAGGCCCTTGAGTTTTTCGAGCGGGGGTTAAACGACCGGGTCAGCTTCAAACCCCGGCGCCTGGCCGAAAAGATCCTCTCCGAGCACCAGCTTTTGACCGACCCGGAAACCGGCTTGTTTTACCGCTGGAACGGCCGATACTGGGAGCAATACCACGAGGATCACGTCAAGGCCCTGGCGCTTCGCTACCTGGGCGGGGAAAGCCAGAAAAGCCGGGCAGAGGATGCCGCCTACCAGGTGCGGATATTGAGCACACTGCCCCACGGCCGTGCGGTCAACGACTTCAAGGACTGGGTATGCGTGCGAAACGGCATGCTCAACCTCGAAACCCTGGAGCTAAAGCCTCATCACCCGGAATATTACGCCACCTACGAGCTAAACGTCATCTATGATCCGGATTCAAGCCGCAGGTGTGACCGGTGGCTGGATTATCTCAAGACCAATATCCAGACCCCCGGAGTGATCGCCCAGGCCCAGGAATTCGTGGGCTATTGCCTCACAAAGGACGTGCTGTTTGCCAAGTGCCTGATCCTGATCGGGCCCGGCAGCGACGGCAAGAGCGTGTTTTTAAAGATCCTGCGGGAATTGATCGGCCATGAGAACACCACAAGCGTGTCATTTGCCGACCTCGAGGACCAGTTTTTGAGATCGAGCCTTTACCAGAAAGCCATCAATATCAGCACGGAGATCGGCTCCAGGGCCATGGAATCGCCGTATTTCAAGGCCATCACCAGCGGTGATCCGATCAATGCCGCATTCAAGCACAAAAATACTTTCACGTTCACGCCCCATTGCAAGCTGGTATTTGCCAGCAACAAGCTGCCCAGGGTGCTGGACAACTCTGACGGATACTTCCGGCGGGTGCTGCCCATCCAGTTCAAGCGCCAGTTCTTCGAGGGAGACGCGAACACGGATCCGCACCTGTTTGAAAAGCT
This genomic window contains:
- a CDS encoding HNH endonuclease; its protein translation is MARESIPKKIKEAVLDEYDHRCAVCAGDRPHLHHVNEDATDNDPMNLLPLCPNCHLRDQHNPTKKIDVGKLKLFRKYKDPTILKPQFHPIYERTLFLNEIEINDSNVAEIENRAKELIEFVASLEMGDFYSKRLNELVGPLKRVFVMALGGGPDPHYERQRKRANYDYREKISQNKDDVYSLIVELLRYQKW
- a CDS encoding XRE family transcriptional regulator, whose product is MHEDYKEAFKAALNHLLDEKGRGAQTFVAIEANISHAQLNRIKSGKSSGSIETLYAISKALGRDYEEMVKLGRSILLYEKDPDKTPLNVSSETSWKAEPPQPKIDARYFDFVPMAEARLNAGGGNVVMTEQYGEYYAFRKDWLRKVATGPGNIVLMTVEGESMTPTISDGDTVMIDMGRTRIKSGSIYALGIEDTIIIKRLEYLVSGSIRIISDNRQEYSPYEANPKNIRIIGEVIWCAKQFIKTE
- a CDS encoding helix-turn-helix domain-containing protein, coding for MQIKNQNVIKRYKMPTQIELAAKVKVSQSMISFILAGKRRPSWKKAKKIAEATGTNPVLWLEGSPEEMKAALSNNGGGKTPNQG
- a CDS encoding phage antirepressor N-terminal domain-containing protein, whose amino-acid sequence is MTDRKHLTPVSFHGDTIYTVEHEGEPYAPVRPIVENMGLAWPPQREKLRRQADRWGVTIIVTPSSGGSQETVCIPVRKVAGFLATINHNKVKNGLRAKVLAYQRECDDALWDYWTRTQKRDLPVWKGLLARAGDGTISPSQRIRLLSLAMRFARMGRAEQEAAAETYAEFCRRAGRATAQAGAGGLPQA
- a CDS encoding AAA family ATPase; protein product: MYSKKNDLGNIIAFSGAQGTGKTTAAGRLAEVYQTATKLSDATVCLITDVERQCPYPINQETTHKAQQWIFNKQMAAEITAAAEYDVVVTDRTLMDVIAYSFAAGFRAQADDMLQVWRRHASYYRRIVFRSIATNHWNVEDGCRDTDAIFRARIEATLYELYRYVGMTTQPQFFEV
- a CDS encoding phage/plasmid primase, P4 family — translated: MGIAKEHLDEQQRRAIAQACFTVKSGWDADEMIGLCPFHDEKNPSFSYNPEKDLFHCLAGHCGVSGDLADLWAHANGYGADDGFKAFCDEFGIDRGGHGGKRDPGHPPVPGTRKKAKAAAKTKQQEDPPYLDDVYAMLGDLPETWIKYLERKRGWSRDVMQALGLRLQTHYQAKTGEIKKIRHPERVAIPVPDEDGHVRNIRLYKPEGLKEGESKIFSWGKAYGEARLLPPAPDDRSPVLLCEGEPDMICARSQGFNAITQTGKPKKWSREHAGKFEGRDVVMAYDGDQAGEQYANVYAAPHLAKVVRSLKTIEWPEEMGRRVDGTWPEDHGEDLTDFFVKHRKNVDDFWQRISDAQPVDILKHVSAQALEFFERGLNDRVSFKPRRLAEKILSEHQLLTDPETGLFYRWNGRYWEQYHEDHVKALALRYLGGESQKSRAEDAAYQVRILSTLPHGRAVNDFKDWVCVRNGMLNLETLELKPHHPEYYATYELNVIYDPDSSRRCDRWLDYLKTNIQTPGVIAQAQEFVGYCLTKDVLFAKCLILIGPGSDGKSVFLKILRELIGHENTTSVSFADLEDQFLRSSLYQKAINISTEIGSRAMESPYFKAITSGDPINAAFKHKNTFTFTPHCKLVFASNKLPRVLDNSDGYFRRVLPIQFKRQFFEGDANTDPHLFEKLKGELSEIFSWALVGLHRLWKQGRFTESRETDELMLGYKRLNNPVLCFVDDMCHVGQEHQESKKEMYKKYKEYCNAGGYKILSRENFFRELYTAVNNLQMIRPRVNGTREQFLKGIALNGFANEE